Proteins co-encoded in one Streptomyces roseochromogenus subsp. oscitans DS 12.976 genomic window:
- a CDS encoding methionyl-tRNA formyltransferase encodes MRVVLMSYGAEGFEDLAAACEAAGHAPVAYVCAASQGGAAADEVLAAMPPGPELVVSRSPQGLALSLAGYEPDLVVCYGIPWRLPASVLRVPRLGVLNVHPSLLPRHRGPMPVHWAVRHGDEETGVTVHWMDEAFDSGPVVAQRGGIPLPDDLAGDVVFTQVRATIRALVPEALALAEDGFAGTTQDESLASYEGSMGPESAVIDWSRPAREIHNLVRAYRFGLFAVPGPLAVVRGKWVSVLRTSVSEVSGVRMRCGDGPLWVTESVPVPARDRWLASS; translated from the coding sequence ATGCGCGTAGTGCTGATGTCGTACGGGGCCGAGGGCTTCGAGGACTTGGCTGCGGCGTGCGAGGCAGCCGGCCACGCCCCGGTCGCGTACGTGTGCGCTGCTTCGCAGGGTGGGGCTGCCGCGGATGAGGTGCTGGCTGCGATGCCGCCCGGGCCCGAACTGGTGGTCTCTCGCAGCCCGCAGGGCCTCGCGCTCAGCCTCGCCGGATACGAACCTGACCTTGTCGTGTGTTACGGGATTCCGTGGCGACTGCCCGCGTCTGTGCTGCGTGTACCGCGGCTTGGAGTGTTGAACGTCCATCCGTCGCTGCTTCCGCGGCACCGGGGGCCGATGCCGGTGCACTGGGCCGTGCGGCACGGCGATGAGGAGACCGGGGTGACCGTCCACTGGATGGACGAGGCGTTCGACAGCGGCCCGGTCGTGGCGCAGCGCGGCGGCATTCCCCTGCCGGACGATCTGGCAGGCGACGTGGTCTTTACACAGGTCCGGGCCACGATCCGGGCTCTGGTGCCGGAGGCGCTGGCTCTGGCGGAAGACGGTTTCGCAGGGACAACGCAGGACGAGTCGCTGGCGTCGTACGAGGGTTCCATGGGTCCCGAGAGCGCGGTCATCGACTGGAGCCGGCCGGCCCGGGAGATCCACAACCTGGTGCGGGCCTACCGTTTCGGCCTGTTCGCCGTGCCGGGGCCGCTGGCAGTCGTTCGGGGCAAGTGGGTCAGTGTGCTGCGGACCAGCGTCAGCGAGGTGAGCGGTGTGAGGATGCGGTGCGGGGACGGGCCGCTGTGGGTCACCGAATCGGTGCCGGTCCCGGCTCGTGATCGCTGGCTGGCCTCGTCGTGA
- a CDS encoding transposase codes for MESMGKKKPRPRRSFTPECKAEIVELCRRGDRSVGQVAKDFDLTETAVRDWVKQAEVDAGERDGLTRSECEELAQLRRENCRLREDVEILKRATAFFAKETR; via the coding sequence ATGGAGAGCATGGGGAAGAAGAAGCCGCGTCCTCGCCGCTCGTTCACGCCGGAGTGCAAGGCCGAGATCGTCGAGCTGTGCCGACGTGGTGACCGCTCGGTCGGCCAGGTCGCCAAGGACTTCGACCTGACCGAGACCGCGGTGCGCGACTGGGTCAAGCAGGCCGAAGTCGATGCAGGCGAGCGGGACGGCCTCACCCGCAGCGAATGCGAGGAATTGGCCCAACTGCGGCGGGAGAACTGCCGCCTGCGCGAGGACGTCGAGATCCTCAAGCGGGCCACGGCTTTCTTCGCGAAGGAGACCCGGTGA
- a CDS encoding IS3 family transposase, whose protein sequence is MTVHPFIEAEKQAGHSVKRACELLKVSRAAFYARRTGAVGPRAVQDAELTERMTAVHDRSRGTYGAPRIHAALKREGTACGRRRIARLMRAAGLAGRHRRRRHRTTIADPHAATRPDLVLRDFRPDPTTADVRWCGDITYIPTDEGWLYLATVIDIASRRVVGWATADHLRTELVAEALRSACHRRRPAGSVIFHSDRGCQYTSHEFALLAAELDIRLSVGRTGQCWDNALAESFFATLKNELYGDRPWPSRSVARTAVFEWIEGWYNLHRLHSSLGYRSPADYEAALAA, encoded by the coding sequence GTGACGGTGCACCCGTTCATCGAGGCGGAGAAGCAGGCGGGCCACAGCGTCAAACGCGCGTGTGAACTGCTGAAGGTCTCCCGTGCCGCCTTCTATGCCCGCCGCACCGGCGCCGTCGGCCCCCGGGCCGTGCAGGATGCGGAGCTCACCGAGCGGATGACCGCCGTCCACGACCGGTCCCGAGGCACCTACGGGGCCCCGCGCATCCACGCCGCCCTCAAGCGCGAGGGCACGGCCTGCGGCCGAAGACGCATCGCCCGGCTGATGCGGGCCGCCGGGCTCGCCGGCCGCCACCGCAGACGCCGACACCGCACCACGATCGCCGACCCCCACGCGGCCACCCGCCCGGACCTGGTCCTGCGCGACTTCCGGCCCGACCCGACCACGGCTGACGTCCGCTGGTGCGGCGACATCACCTACATCCCCACCGACGAGGGCTGGCTCTACCTGGCCACCGTCATCGACATCGCCTCCAGGCGAGTGGTCGGCTGGGCCACCGCCGACCACCTGCGCACCGAGCTGGTCGCCGAGGCGCTGCGGTCCGCCTGCCACCGACGCCGCCCCGCCGGGTCGGTGATCTTCCATTCCGACCGCGGCTGCCAGTACACCAGCCATGAATTCGCCCTCCTTGCTGCCGAGTTGGATATCCGGCTGTCGGTCGGCCGCACCGGCCAGTGCTGGGACAACGCGCTGGCCGAGTCGTTCTTCGCCACCCTGAAGAACGAACTGTACGGCGACCGCCCCTGGCCGAGCAGGTCCGTCGCCCGCACAGCGGTCTTCGAGTGGATCGAGGGCTGGTACAACTTGCACCGGCTGCACAGCAGCCTCGGCTACCGCAGTCCCGCTGACTATGAGGCCGCCCTGGCGGCCTGA
- the orn gene encoding oligoribonuclease translates to MNDRMVWIDCEMTGLSLSDDALIEVAALVTDSELNVLGEGVDIVIRPPDQALETMPEVVRQMHTASGLLAELPNGTTLKDAEEQVLAYVKQYVKEPGKAPLCGNSVGTDRGFLERDMPALESHLHYRIVDVSSIKELARRWYPRAYFNSPEKNGNHRALADIRESIAELRYYREAIFVPQPGPDSDTAKAIAAKHVLPAQ, encoded by the coding sequence ATGAACGATCGCATGGTGTGGATCGACTGCGAGATGACCGGCCTCTCGCTGTCCGACGACGCTCTCATCGAGGTGGCCGCCCTCGTCACCGACTCCGAGCTGAACGTACTCGGCGAGGGGGTGGACATCGTCATCCGCCCGCCGGACCAGGCGCTGGAGACGATGCCGGAGGTGGTGCGTCAGATGCACACCGCGTCCGGGCTGCTCGCCGAGCTCCCGAACGGCACGACCCTGAAGGACGCCGAGGAGCAGGTCCTCGCGTATGTGAAGCAGTACGTGAAGGAGCCCGGCAAGGCTCCGCTGTGCGGCAACTCCGTCGGCACCGATCGCGGCTTCCTGGAGCGGGACATGCCGGCCCTGGAGAGCCACCTCCACTACCGGATCGTGGACGTCTCCAGCATCAAGGAGCTGGCGCGGCGCTGGTACCCGCGGGCGTACTTCAACAGCCCGGAGAAGAACGGCAACCACCGGGCCCTCGCCGACATCCGCGAGTCGATCGCCGAGCTGCGCTACTACCGCGAGGCCATCTTCGTCCCGCAGCCCGGTCCCGACTCCGACACGGCGAAGGCGATCGCCGCCAAGCACGTCCTGCCTGCTCAGTAA
- a CDS encoding helix-turn-helix domain-containing protein, translating to MSHDSTAAPEAAARKLSGRRRKEIVAVLLFSGGPIFESSIPLSVFGIDRQDAGVPRYRLLVCAGEEGPLRTTGGLELTAPHGLEAISRAGTVVVPAWRSITAPPPEEALDALRRAHEEGARIVGLCTGAFVLAAAGLLDGRPATTHWMYAPTLAKRYPSVHVDPRELFVDDGDVLTSAGTAAGIDLCLHIVRTDHGNEAAGALARRLVVPPRRTGGQERYLDRSLPEEIGADPLAEVVAWALEHLHEQFDVETLAARAYMSRRTFDRRFRSLTGSAPLQWLITQRVLQAQRLLETSDYSVDEVAGRCGFRSPVALRGHFRRQLGSSPAAYRAAYRARRPQGDRPADAEPALPAPGPPPGLPGPGAIGHSPTMLHPDRDNGVPMQTRRQAAGAVGLLPGPRSGS from the coding sequence ATGAGCCACGACTCCACTGCCGCACCGGAGGCCGCTGCCCGGAAACTCTCCGGGCGCCGCCGCAAGGAGATCGTCGCGGTGTTGCTGTTCAGCGGCGGCCCTATCTTCGAGAGTTCCATTCCGCTGTCGGTGTTCGGCATCGACCGCCAGGACGCCGGGGTGCCGCGCTATCGACTACTGGTGTGCGCCGGTGAGGAAGGCCCACTGCGGACCACAGGGGGCCTGGAACTCACCGCACCACATGGGCTGGAGGCGATCTCACGCGCCGGGACGGTCGTCGTACCGGCCTGGCGTTCGATCACCGCGCCACCACCGGAAGAGGCGCTCGACGCGCTGCGCCGGGCGCATGAGGAGGGTGCCCGCATCGTCGGGCTGTGCACCGGGGCCTTCGTGCTCGCGGCGGCGGGCCTGCTGGACGGCCGCCCGGCGACGACCCACTGGATGTACGCGCCGACGCTGGCCAAGCGCTACCCGTCGGTCCACGTGGATCCGCGGGAGCTGTTCGTCGACGACGGCGACGTGCTCACATCAGCGGGTACGGCGGCCGGTATCGATCTCTGTCTCCACATCGTGCGGACGGACCACGGCAACGAGGCGGCCGGCGCGCTCGCCCGGCGCCTGGTGGTCCCACCGCGCCGGACAGGCGGCCAGGAGCGCTACCTCGATCGATCTTTACCAGAGGAGATCGGCGCCGACCCGCTCGCCGAGGTCGTCGCCTGGGCGCTGGAACACCTCCACGAGCAGTTCGACGTGGAGACCCTGGCGGCACGCGCCTATATGAGCCGCCGTACGTTCGACCGCCGGTTCCGCTCGCTGACCGGCAGCGCGCCGCTGCAGTGGCTGATCACGCAGCGGGTGCTGCAGGCGCAGCGGCTGCTGGAGACGTCGGACTACTCCGTGGACGAGGTGGCGGGCCGGTGCGGCTTCCGCTCCCCCGTCGCGCTGCGCGGCCACTTCCGCCGCCAGCTCGGCTCGTCCCCCGCCGCCTACCGGGCCGCCTACCGGGCCCGCCGGCCGCAGGGTGACCGGCCGGCCGACGCGGAGCCGGCGCTGCCCGCGCCGGGCCCGCCCCCGGGCCTGCCTGGCCCAGGTGCGATAGGTCACTCGCCCACCATGCTGCACCCGGACCGCGACAACGGAGTCCCGATGCAGACCCGCCGCCAGGCGGCGGGCGCGGTGGGACTGCTGCCGGGGCCGCGGAGCGGTAGCTGA
- a CDS encoding universal stress protein, which translates to MAGHEFFEPADRKRPVADPTAADPLAAEESRPSCDPAFRHGVVVGFDGSTSSERALAYAIGMAHRSRSGLIIVHVANRLPTTVWAGCEPPVFVDVPDHRTEVLGLELACADYLAEVPWILVERGGDICHELEEVGREYEADAIVVGSTHGIVGRIFGSVAGRLAKRAQRPVIVIP; encoded by the coding sequence ATGGCCGGTCACGAATTCTTCGAACCCGCGGACCGCAAGCGGCCGGTCGCCGATCCCACGGCGGCCGATCCCCTGGCGGCGGAAGAGTCACGCCCCTCATGCGACCCTGCCTTCCGGCACGGAGTCGTCGTCGGCTTCGACGGCTCCACCTCCAGTGAGCGCGCCCTCGCCTACGCCATCGGTATGGCCCACCGCTCCCGCTCGGGCCTGATCATCGTCCATGTCGCCAACCGGCTGCCGACCACCGTGTGGGCCGGCTGTGAGCCGCCCGTCTTCGTCGACGTGCCGGACCATCGCACCGAGGTCCTCGGGCTGGAGCTGGCGTGCGCGGACTATCTGGCCGAGGTGCCGTGGATCCTGGTCGAGCGGGGCGGGGACATCTGCCACGAACTCGAAGAGGTGGGCCGGGAGTACGAGGCCGACGCGATCGTCGTCGGCTCCACACACGGCATCGTCGGCCGGATCTTCGGCTCCGTCGCGGGGCGGCTCGCCAAGCGGGCGCAGCGGCCCGTGATCGTCATCCCCTGA
- a CDS encoding GPR1/FUN34/YaaH family transporter, translating into MDNGSTTVVGRLALGITLLAFGLGTTGVIHGVAASDAVSVAHYVGGVALFLVGLLAFRGGDGVSGTGFAALGALWFTWAVGGHSSANAAGLFLLLFALVALTLTLAGGDSLGQVMHGLLFLAMLVLAVAAFADSSSLSKVGGWVAAVSGAVAWYAATASLAHWPTALPGRAARRGVTATG; encoded by the coding sequence GTGGACAACGGAAGTACTACGGTGGTCGGCCGACTCGCCCTGGGAATCACCCTGTTGGCGTTCGGCCTCGGCACGACAGGCGTGATCCACGGTGTGGCCGCCTCCGACGCCGTGTCAGTGGCCCACTATGTGGGTGGAGTTGCTCTGTTCCTGGTCGGCCTGCTGGCCTTCCGTGGCGGCGACGGCGTTTCCGGTACGGGCTTCGCGGCCCTCGGCGCGCTGTGGTTCACCTGGGCGGTCGGCGGTCATTCCTCCGCCAACGCAGCCGGACTCTTCCTGCTCCTCTTCGCCCTCGTGGCGCTCACCCTGACGCTCGCCGGCGGGGACAGCCTGGGTCAGGTCATGCACGGGCTGCTGTTCCTGGCGATGCTGGTGCTGGCCGTCGCGGCCTTCGCCGACAGTTCGTCCCTGTCCAAGGTCGGGGGCTGGGTCGCGGCGGTGTCCGGAGCGGTGGCCTGGTACGCGGCGACTGCGTCGCTGGCTCACTGGCCCACTGCTCTTCCCGGGCGTGCCGCCCGCCGGGGGGTGACGGCCACCGGCTGA
- the glmS gene encoding glutamine--fructose-6-phosphate transaminase (isomerizing), protein MCGIVGYIGKRDVAPLLLEGLQRLEYRGYDSAGIVVTSPKAPGLKMVKAKGRVRDLEVKVPARFKGTTGIAHTRWATHGAPSDVNAHPHMSADSKVAVVHNGIIDNAADLRRKLEADGVEFLSETDTEVLTHLIARSTAEKLEDKVRQAVRVIEGTYGIAVLHADFPDRIVVARNGSPVVLGIGEKEMFVASDIAALVMHTRQIVTLDDGEMATLKADDFRTYTTEGTRTTAEPTTVEWEAESYDMGGHDTYMHKEIFEQADAVDRVLRGRIDDRFSTVHLGGLNLDAREARQIRRVKILGCGTSYHAGMIGAQMIEELARIPADAEPASEFRYRNAVVDPDTLYVAVSQSGETYDVLAAVQELKRKGAKVFGVVNVVGSAIAREADAGIYVHAGPEVCVVSTKCFTNMTVAFALLALHLGRTRDLSVRDGKRIIEGLRKLPEQITEILKQEEKIKELAELYADARSMLFIGRVRGYPVAREASLKLKEVSYIHAEAYPASELKHGPLALIEPALPTVAIVPDDDLLEKNRAALEEIKARSGKILAVAHQHQDKADQTIVVPKNEDELDPILMGIPLQLLAYHTAKALGRDIDKPRNLAKSVTVE, encoded by the coding sequence ATGTGCGGAATTGTCGGATACATCGGGAAGCGTGACGTCGCCCCTCTCCTCCTGGAGGGCCTGCAGCGGCTGGAGTACCGCGGCTACGACTCCGCGGGCATCGTCGTCACCTCCCCGAAGGCGCCCGGTCTGAAGATGGTCAAGGCCAAGGGCCGGGTGCGCGACCTGGAGGTCAAGGTCCCGGCGCGCTTCAAGGGCACCACCGGTATCGCCCACACCCGCTGGGCCACCCACGGCGCCCCCTCCGACGTCAACGCCCACCCGCACATGTCGGCCGACAGCAAGGTCGCCGTCGTGCACAACGGCATCATCGACAACGCCGCCGACCTGCGCCGCAAGCTGGAGGCGGACGGCGTCGAGTTCCTCTCCGAGACCGACACCGAGGTGCTCACCCACCTCATCGCCCGCTCCACGGCCGAGAAGCTGGAGGACAAGGTCCGCCAGGCGGTCCGGGTGATCGAGGGCACGTACGGCATCGCCGTGCTGCACGCCGACTTCCCCGACCGGATCGTGGTGGCCCGCAACGGCTCCCCGGTCGTCCTCGGCATCGGCGAGAAGGAGATGTTCGTCGCCTCCGACATCGCCGCCCTCGTCATGCACACCCGCCAGATAGTGACTCTGGACGACGGCGAGATGGCCACCCTCAAGGCCGACGACTTCCGCACCTACACCACCGAGGGCACGCGCACCACCGCCGAGCCCACGACCGTGGAGTGGGAGGCCGAGTCGTACGACATGGGCGGCCACGACACCTATATGCACAAGGAGATCTTCGAGCAGGCCGACGCCGTGGACCGCGTGCTGCGCGGCCGTATCGACGACCGCTTCTCCACCGTGCACCTCGGCGGCCTCAACCTGGACGCCCGTGAGGCCCGGCAGATCCGCCGCGTGAAGATCCTCGGCTGCGGCACCTCGTACCACGCGGGCATGATCGGCGCCCAGATGATCGAGGAGCTGGCCCGGATCCCGGCAGACGCCGAGCCGGCCTCCGAGTTCCGCTACCGCAACGCGGTCGTGGACCCCGACACCCTCTACGTCGCCGTCTCCCAGTCCGGTGAGACGTACGACGTCCTCGCCGCCGTGCAGGAGCTCAAGCGCAAGGGCGCCAAGGTCTTCGGCGTCGTCAACGTCGTCGGCTCGGCGATCGCGCGCGAGGCGGACGCCGGGATCTACGTCCACGCGGGTCCCGAGGTCTGCGTGGTCTCGACGAAGTGCTTCACGAACATGACCGTGGCCTTCGCCCTCCTCGCCCTCCACCTCGGCCGCACCCGTGACCTCTCGGTCCGCGACGGCAAGCGGATCATCGAGGGTCTGCGCAAGCTGCCGGAGCAGATCACCGAGATCCTCAAGCAGGAGGAGAAGATCAAGGAGCTGGCCGAGCTGTACGCCGACGCCCGCTCGATGCTCTTCATCGGCCGCGTCCGGGGCTATCCGGTGGCCCGCGAGGCCTCCCTGAAGCTCAAGGAGGTCTCCTACATCCACGCCGAGGCCTACCCCGCCTCCGAGCTGAAGCACGGCCCGCTGGCCCTGATCGAGCCGGCCCTGCCCACGGTGGCGATCGTCCCCGACGACGACCTCCTGGAGAAGAACCGCGCGGCCCTGGAGGAGATCAAGGCCCGCAGCGGCAAGATCCTCGCGGTGGCCCACCAGCACCAGGACAAGGCGGACCAGACGATCGTCGTCCCGAAGAACGAGGACGAACTGGACCCCATCCTGATGGGCATCCCGCTCCAGCTCCTGGCGTACCACACGGCAAAGGCCCTGGGCAGGGACATCGACAAGCCCAGGAACCTCGCCAAGTCGGTGACGGTGGAGTAG
- a CDS encoding DUF4429 domain-containing protein, with amino-acid sequence MAEIIQKDGTWAFDGDALRLTPGRDKNVSLLRRELGELVVPLGALAGVSFEQGRKSGRLRLRLRDGADPLTQATGGRLAEPNDPYQLTVESDRYGVAEYFADEVRNALLLDGVSPEPVTEYLLPGPALPVSASAGDGTAGFDGERVRLEWNWKTEDAKSAGGPRTIPLADVVGVAWQPAAGLENGHLRFLVSGAPVTAPPKYDPNAVELWGFKRDPLMALVAAAVQARLPHPAAAEAHAPKEPPVLDKAPAGDDHDALLRRLRELGELHRDGVLTEEEFTLAKQAVLKRM; translated from the coding sequence ATGGCGGAAATCATCCAGAAGGACGGCACCTGGGCCTTCGACGGCGACGCCCTGCGGCTCACCCCGGGACGGGACAAGAACGTGAGCCTGCTCCGCCGGGAGCTGGGCGAACTCGTCGTACCGCTGGGGGCGTTGGCCGGTGTCTCCTTCGAGCAGGGGCGGAAGTCGGGGCGGCTGAGGCTGCGGCTGCGCGACGGCGCCGATCCGCTGACGCAGGCCACCGGCGGCCGGCTCGCCGAGCCGAACGATCCCTATCAGCTGACGGTGGAGTCCGACCGGTACGGCGTCGCCGAGTACTTCGCGGACGAGGTGCGCAACGCGCTGCTGCTGGACGGGGTTTCCCCGGAGCCGGTCACCGAGTATCTGCTGCCGGGGCCCGCACTGCCGGTGTCCGCCTCCGCCGGGGACGGCACGGCGGGCTTCGACGGGGAGCGGGTGAGGCTGGAGTGGAACTGGAAGACCGAGGACGCCAAGTCCGCCGGCGGCCCCCGTACGATCCCCCTCGCGGACGTCGTCGGCGTGGCGTGGCAGCCCGCGGCGGGACTGGAGAACGGCCATCTGCGGTTCCTGGTGAGCGGCGCCCCGGTCACGGCGCCGCCCAAGTACGACCCGAACGCCGTCGAGCTGTGGGGCTTCAAGAGGGACCCGCTGATGGCGCTGGTGGCCGCGGCCGTACAGGCGCGGCTGCCGCATCCGGCCGCAGCGGAGGCGCACGCGCCGAAGGAGCCGCCGGTGCTCGACAAGGCGCCGGCCGGGGACGACCACGACGCCCTGCTGCGCCGCCTGCGCGAGCTGGGCGAACTGCACCGGGACGGGGTCCTGACGGAGGAAGAATTCACGCTGGCCAAGCAGGCGGTCCTCAAGCGGATGTGA
- a CDS encoding beta-N-acetylhexosaminidase has translation MRRNHSTTPRTPGILGSLLLVAAAGVFTLGAAPAARAAAPAPLGQVVPAPASVAPGGAPYRITRGTGVRVDDSAEVRRIGSYLTGVLRPSTGYPLPLTDHGSGGIRLHLAQGDFGAEGYRLHSDAAGVTVTASAPAGLFHGVQTLRQLLPAAVEKRTAQPGPWQIAGGTIEDRPRYSYRGAMLDVSRHFFTVAQVKRYIDQLALYKINELHLHLSDDQGWRIAIDSWPRLADYGGSTEVGGGKGGYYTKAEYRQIVSYAASRYLEVVPEIDMPGHSNAALASYARLNCNGQAPSLYTGTEVGFSSLCVPKQATYDFVNDVVRELAAITPGRYLHIGGDEAHSTSHTDYVTFMDRVQPIVAKYGKTVIGWHQLTGAHPAKGAIAQYWGLDSTSAADKAQVAKAAQNGTGLILSPADRIYLDMKYTKDTKLGLDWAGLVEVQRSYDWNPGAYLPGAPAAAIRGVEAPLWSETLKTNADIDYMAFPRLPGAAELGWSPAATHDWDAYKVRLAAQAPRWAALGIDYYRSPQVPWPAS, from the coding sequence GTGAGACGCAACCACAGCACGACTCCCCGGACACCTGGCATCCTCGGTTCCCTGCTGCTCGTCGCGGCGGCCGGGGTCTTCACCCTGGGCGCCGCCCCGGCCGCCAGAGCCGCCGCCCCGGCCCCCCTCGGCCAGGTGGTCCCGGCGCCGGCCTCGGTCGCACCGGGCGGCGCCCCGTACCGCATCACCCGCGGGACCGGCGTCCGCGTCGACGACTCCGCCGAGGTCCGCCGCATCGGCAGCTATCTCACCGGTGTCCTGCGGCCCTCCACCGGCTATCCGCTGCCGCTCACCGACCATGGCAGCGGCGGCATCCGACTCCACCTCGCCCAGGGCGACTTCGGCGCCGAGGGCTACCGGCTGCACAGCGACGCGGCCGGTGTCACCGTCACCGCGAGCGCCCCCGCCGGCCTCTTCCACGGCGTCCAGACCCTCCGTCAGCTCCTCCCGGCGGCCGTCGAGAAGAGGACCGCCCAGCCCGGCCCCTGGCAGATCGCCGGCGGCACCATCGAGGACCGTCCCCGTTACTCCTACCGGGGCGCCATGCTGGACGTCTCCCGGCACTTCTTCACCGTCGCCCAGGTCAAGCGGTACATCGACCAGCTGGCCCTGTACAAGATCAACGAGCTGCATCTGCACCTCAGCGACGACCAGGGGTGGCGCATCGCCATAGACTCCTGGCCGCGTCTGGCCGACTACGGCGGCTCGACCGAGGTCGGCGGCGGCAAGGGCGGCTACTACACCAAGGCCGAGTACCGGCAGATCGTCTCCTATGCCGCCTCCCGCTACCTGGAGGTCGTCCCCGAGATCGACATGCCCGGCCACAGCAACGCGGCCCTCGCCTCCTACGCCCGGCTCAACTGCAACGGCCAGGCACCCTCGCTGTACACCGGCACGGAGGTCGGCTTCAGCTCGCTGTGCGTGCCGAAGCAGGCGACGTACGACTTCGTGAACGACGTCGTCCGTGAGCTGGCCGCCATCACCCCGGGCCGCTACCTCCACATAGGAGGTGACGAGGCCCACTCCACCAGCCACACCGACTACGTGACCTTCATGGACCGCGTGCAGCCCATCGTCGCCAAGTACGGGAAGACGGTCATCGGCTGGCACCAGCTCACCGGCGCGCATCCGGCCAAGGGCGCCATCGCCCAGTACTGGGGCCTGGACAGCACCAGCGCGGCCGACAAGGCCCAGGTCGCGAAGGCCGCGCAGAACGGCACCGGGCTGATCCTGTCCCCGGCCGACCGGATCTACCTCGACATGAAGTACACCAAGGACACCAAGCTGGGCCTGGACTGGGCGGGCCTGGTCGAGGTGCAGCGGTCGTACGACTGGAATCCGGGCGCCTACCTGCCCGGCGCCCCGGCCGCCGCCATCAGGGGCGTGGAAGCACCCCTGTGGTCCGAGACCCTGAAGACGAACGCCGACATCGACTACATGGCGTTCCCACGACTCCCGGGCGCGGCCGAGCTGGGCTGGTCCCCGGCGGCCACGCACGACTGGGACGCGTACAAGGTGCGGCTGGCCGCGCAGGCCCCGCGCTGGGCGGCCCTCGGGATCGACTATTACAGGTCGCCGCAGGTGCCGTGGCCCGCTTCCTAG